GCTGTTATTGCGCACCACAAATTGCGTTTTGCCGGCGTTGACGGTCAGCGACATCGGCTCGCACTGCTTATCGTTAACGCTGACGTTAACCTGCGGCACATCGGCGGCGCCGGCGGCGGCGGAAAAGGCCAGCATGCAGGCCAGCACGCTTTTACGACGGGTGAAAATGGTCATAGCTTGAGTCCCTGTTAAAGTAATAAATCGATGTTCAGCGCGCCGGGCGCGCGACGCCGCTGGCGCGGGCCGGCATAAAAAAGCACAGCAGCGCCGGAATAAGGTAGATCAGCCAGACCGCCACTTCGCTGACGCTGGGCGCTTCCTGATAGCCCAGCAGGCTCTCCAGCAGCGTGCCGAACAGCGTATGGGTAGAGAGGGTCGCGCTAAGATCGAACGCTACCGACTGAGAGTGATTCCACAGCCCCGCTTCATGGAAAGCGCGAATGGCGCCAGCGGCCAGCCCGGCGGCGACAAAAATGATAAACAGGCTGGTCCACTTAAAGAATTTCGCCAGGTTAAGCCTGACGCCGCCCCAGTAAATTAGCGCGCCGATCGCCGCCGCGCTCAGCAACCCCAACACCGCGCCGACCGGCGGCGCCAGGCCGACATCCTGGGTAAAGGCGGCCAGCAAAAAGAAGACCGATTCCAGCCCTTCGCGCGCGACGGCCAGAAACACCATCACTACCAGCGCCCAGCCGTTATTGCCGCCCTTCTGCAGCGCCTGGTCGACCGCATCCTCCAGCTGCGCCTTGACGTTGCGCGACACCTTACGCATCCAGAAGACCATCCAGGTAAGGATCGCCACCGCAATCACCGCCACGATCCCTTCAAACAGCTCCTGCTGCTTTTGCGGAAATTCGCCGGTGGTGGCATTGATAAACAGGCCCAGCGCCAGACAGAGCGCGGCGGCGATAAACACGCCCGCCCACATAGCGCCAAACCAGCGTGTACGCTGGGTGCGCTTCAGGTAACTGGCGATCAGGCTGACAATCAGCGCCGCTTCCAGACCTTCGCGCAACATAATTAAAAACGGGACGAACATCCGGGCTCCTCGGCGAGACGGGCTTTACGTAAACCGACGTAAAGAAGCGTAAATCTAAACGATACCGATTATCATTATCGGCAAGAAAAAAACAAGTCACCGGCGGTGATTATTTGTCAGGGAGCATGAGAAGCGGGCATCACGCGGCGAGCGCGCAGGCGGCCGTTTGTTAATGTGAGCTGGATTGTATGGCGACAGCGCCTGATACCGCCGGAGGGTTGCGGCGGTCACGATCGCCACGACGGTCAGCATCGCTTTAGGATCAAGATGCAGCAATAGAGCGGTCTGCCACTGTGGGGCGGCGCATGTTCTGCCCAGGCACCGCCGCCGCATACGGGAGACCATGCGCTTTTGGCACGCTTTACCCCGGGTCGCGCTCAACGAAAGTGCCGCACATCTTCCCGCGTCAGGCCGATATCCTTTAAATGTTCATCCGACATGCGCGCCAGAATGCGTCGGGTGCGCTGCCGTTTTATCCACTGTATCAACGCCCGCGCCGGCGTGAACATTAAGGCAAGGCTTATCGGCTTGCCGCTGCGGTTTGCTTCATATTCCATGACACGCTCCTCTCTGTGTTGGCTAAAGAGAGTGTCGCCCGACGGGCCATTTCCATACAGAGGCAAAAAACGCTTTTAATTAACATACAGTGTGCCGCATAGTGGCGTTGAATGGCGTGAATCCCGCTGATCTGTACCGCTTTTTCCTGACTATTTTTCCCGGAGGCATACATGACGCGTTACCAGCATCTGGCCAGCTTACTCGCCGAGCGTATTGAGCGCGGCCTTTATCGCAGCGGTGAGCGTCTGCCTTCGGTGCGCACGCTCAGTCAGGAGCATGGCGTCAGCATCAGTACCGTCCAGCAAGCCTATTACCTGCTGGAGGAGAAACGGCTGATCACGCCGCAGCCGCGATCCGGCTACTTTGTGGCGCCCAGCAAAGCGGCGCCGCCCTTGCCCGCACTGACGCGCCCGGCGCAGCGGCCGGTTGAGATCACGCAGTGGGATGCGGTACTGGATCTGCTGAGCGGGCGTATGGAAGTGGAAGAGATGCTGCAGCTGGGCAACGGTACGCCCGATATCCACCAGCCAACGCTCAAACCGCTGTGGAAGATTATCGCCAGGCTGGCGCAAAAGCAGGATGCGCGCCTGCTGGATTATGACACGCTGTATGGCGTCAGGGCGCTGCGCGAGGAGGTGGCGCGGCTGGCTATCGACAGCGGCTGCCAGCTCAGCGCGGACGATATCGTGATCACCACCGGCTGCCATGAGGCGCTGTCGATAGCGGTGCGCGCCGTTTGTCAGCCCGGCGATATCATCGCTGTCGAATCGCCGACCTTTCACGGCACGATGCAGACGCTGCGTGGCTTTGGCCTGCGCGCCATCGAAATCCCCACCGACGCCGTAACCGGTATCAGTCTGGAAGCCCTTGAGCTGGCATTTGAGCAGTGGCCGGTAAAGGCCGTGGTGGTCGTGCCCAACTGCAATAATCCGCTCGGATTTATTATGCCGGAGGCGCGCAAGCGCGCGCTGATGACGCTGGCGCAGCACTTCGATGCGGCGATTATCGAAGATGATGTCTATGGCGAACTCGCCTGGGAATATCCACGCCCGATCACCCTTAAATCGCTGGATACCGATGGCCGGGTGCTGCTTTGCAGCTCGTTTTCCAAAACCATGGCGCCGGGGCTGCGCGTTGGCTGGATGGCGCCCGGCCGTTACCGCGATCGCGCGCTGCATATGAAATATATCGTCACCGGCTCGAGCGCCCCCCAGACGCAAATGGCGGTGGCGGCGTTTATTCGACAGGGCCACTATCTGCCGCATCTGCGCCGGATGCGCCATCGTTATCAACGCAACTACGAGACGCTAAGCTGCTGGGTGCGTCGCTATTTCCCCTGCGGGATTTGCGTGTCGCGGCCACAGGGCGGTTTTTTAATGTGGATTGAGCTGCCGGAAGCCTTTGACGCGGTGCTGCTGAACAGGACGCTGCGCGAGTCGAAAATCCAGATTGCCGTCGGCTCGCTGTTTTCCGCCTCCGGCAAATACCGCAACTGCCTGCGCCTGAACTTCGGCCTGACGCTGGATGCGAAGATCGAGCAGGCGATTGTCACGCTGGCACAGGCGGTAGAGCGCGCCATGCACGCCTGCAGTGATGACGGCATCAGCCATAAAACCATAAAGCCATAAAGCCATAAAGCCATAAGCCGTGAAACCGTAAAACAGATGAACGGGCCTGCAGCCCGTTCATCTGCAGATGCGCGCGCTCCGTAAGTGAATGCAAACCAGCAAGCTGAACGACCCACTGGCCTGCAGATGCACACTCTCTTCTGAGGCGGCGCTTTTCCCCTTCTCTTTAGCCCTGCGCCCAGACGCGCTGGCCGTTCACCTGCTGATTGCCGGATTGAGCGGTCTGCGCGGCATTCAGCGCCTGGCCGGCGCCCTGTTGCACGCCCTCCTTCACGCCCTCTTTCACGCCCTGCTTCAGCCCCTCTTTCAGCCCGGCAGTCAGCGCGGCACGTCCCGCCGTGGCCGCCAGGCCCGCTGCGCCAACGCCCGGGATCAGCACCGATAGCCCGGTGGCAACATAGCTGAGAATATCCAATAGCTTAAAGATGCCGCCGCCACGCGTTTTCTTCGCATCGGGCTGCGTCTCCTGACCACTGGCCATCTCCTCCTGGGCGGCAACTTCATCCTGGGTGGTGGGCGCGTTGGCCAGCTGCGGCGTCGCGGCGACCTGATTAGAGCCTTTACGAATAAAGGCATCCAGATCGCCCTTGCCGATCTTGTGGTCGTTGGCTTTGTTGAAGAAGTTGCCGCCCGCGCCATGCTTGCCGTTGTCCAGCATCGAAAACAGCATGGAGTTCGGCTGGCTTAACAGGTTGGCCGCGTCGCGCACCTCCTGGCTGTTATGGGGATCGTTGGCGATCTTCACCAGTTTATCCGGCTTAATGCCGCCGCCCTTGAAGAAGATATCCTGATTATTTTTGAGGGTCTCCACCGCTTTGCTCTCCTGCGGCGAGAGTTTGACATTATAGGCGGCCAGGTCGCACAGCCGGTCGCGCGAGACGCTCGCATTGGGATCATCCTTGCCGGTAAATTGCTGCCATTCCGTCGGGTGGTCGGTGAAATACTTCGCCGCCGCCGCCACCTGCGGCGGGCATTTCCCCATATCCTGCGAGCCGTCGGCGATTTTCTGCAGCGTCTCCATATTGACCTTTTTCGGCAGGCTCTCGGAGTAGAGATAGAGTTCGCGCATGGCGTCGTTGCCGCTCATCTCGCGGGCGGGGGAACCCGGTTTGGCATCGGAAGGCACATATTCGTGGGTATAGGTTTCTGCTTTGGCGTCGGCATATTGACGGATAGCCGGGTTCTCCTGCCATTTGCGAATATCCTTCGCGCTGATCTTACCGTCGCTTTTGCCATTGTTGGCCGGATCGATCGCCTCAAACATCGCGGGGTTGTTCAGCAGCGTATCCAGCGCCTTTTTGGCGTCGCCTGGGGTTTGCGGATCGTCGCGCAGCTTCATCAGCCCTTCGCGATCCTGCGGCTTTTTCAGCAGATCTTCATGGCGGCCCAGGGTGGTAATCGCCTGTTCGAACGACATCTGGTCGCCCTGCGCACCGTTGCCCCCTTCTGCCGCGCCGCTCTGCGGCCATTGCGTCACGCCGGCGGACGAACCGCCAAGGCTGGAAAGCAGCTCGCCGAACAGCGAGGCGATCAGCTGGCTCAGCAACGGCGTCTCAGCAACATTTTGCGGCGGCAGGCCCGCGCCCTGCAGCGGCGTCGGCAGCTGGCCCACCACATTCTGCATCTGCGGCGCAATGAAAGAGAGCGTGCCGGACGCCACGCCCTTTGTGCCTCCCTGCGGCGGCGCGGCGGCGCCCTGGCCGGGCGTATCGGCATCGCGCGGCGCGGTAAAACTGGATGGTGAAAAGCCTGAAAGACGCATCGTTTCTCCCTACTCTTGCTTTAACGTGTAGCCTTTATGTGGCGCGTTATCGGCGAGAGTTCCTTCTGCGGCGGGAGGCGTTCGGTTTTAGCCAGCTTCAGACATCTTCTTAATCGGCAACGTTACCAGCGGTTTGATCTCTTTCAGCACGAACATGCTCTGCATCTCCTTGATGCCGGGAAGACGGCGCACCACCGACATGGCGAAATCGGCGTAGGAATCCAGGTCAGAGGCGACCACCTGCAGCAGGAAATCCGCATCGCCGCCGATGCTGTAACAGGCGACCACATCTTCCAGCGCCGTCACCTCCTCTTCAAACTTCTTCGCTTCCGCTTCGCTGTGGCTGTCGATCGCCACGCGCACAAACACCATGACCCCCAGGCCGATTTTCTTACGGTTCAGCACCGCACGGTACCCCTGGATCACCTCGTCCTCTTCCAGCTTGCGCACCTTGCGCCAGCACGGCGAGGCGGACATGCCGATCTTCTCTGCCAGCACCTGATTGGTCACGCGGGCGTCATCCTGAAGCAGCTTGAGGATTTTCATCTCTGTCGGGGTAAGCGCCATAAAAGTAAATTCCTTTCTTTTTAACCGCGATAGAGGGTGATTTTTTCCTGTCGCGCCGCAAGAAGCAAGCAATATAGGTAACAATTTCCCGCCAGGCTACGGCATAATACATTCGCAACTTTAATGATTAATTGAAGTGAAAGCCGAAAGGAACCGACTTCTATGTTGATGCATATCGTCCTGTTTACGTTCAAAACCCCATGGAGCTGGGCTTCTATCGAAGCAATCGATGCGGAACGTTCGACGCGCGCGCACCCTAATTACATTGATGAAATTAAAGGATGGACCTGCGGGCGTAACATTACCCGCCGCGATATCGCCGCCGACTTCGTGGTGATCGGCCTGTTTGAGGGCCGCACGGCGCTGGAAAACTATATCGTGCACCCTAATCATCAGGATGGCGTGGCGAAATGGAAAGCGATCGCCGACTGGCACGTGGTGGATATCGAACTCTCCAGCGACTTTACGCAAAACGCCGGGCTCCTCTCCGTCTTTAACCAGCTGGCGGAAGCCAGCTGACAACCGGGAAATCACTATGAAATTTGACGCCAGCCAGCATCGCTGCACGATTGTTATCGATAAAGATCTGCCTGCCGGCCTCGCCATAAATGCCGCAAGCGTCATCGGCATCAGCTTTGGCCGCACCGTTGAGAACCTGGTCGGCCCCGATATGCAGAGCGTAGATAACATTAACTATCCGGGCGTGATCTACGCACCGCTTCCGGTGTTGCTGGCGCCGGGCGAGATGATCCACGCGCTGCAGGAGACGGCGCAGAGCGATGAAGAGATCTATGTGATGCCCTTCAGCGCGCTGGCCCAGTCCTGTAAAACTTACGACGAATATGGCGAACGCATCTCTTCGGTAGAGAGCAGCCGTATCGAACTGGTCGCCGTCGGGCTTATCGGCCCTAAAAAGAAAATTACTAAAATGACGGGTAATTTGCCGCTCTATAAATAACTGTTCATCCCATACTGAACGCCATCAAATAAGCAGTTTTATAACAGGCTGCTTATTTAAGCGTGCGCCGAAGCCGTTAACTTTTTATTTCTTTATTTAAGGAAAGGAACATGTACGCTATTTTTAAAGATGAGCTATATGAAAAGGCGAAAGAGGTTTACCGGCAACATTTACGCTTCGAGGCCGGCGAAACCGATAAAACCGCGCTGGCGGCGCATCAAAATAAACAGCTGCGCGAGGTGATAAAATATGTCACCACCCACTCGCCATTTTATCGCGAGCATTTAAAAGGTTTAACGGCGACGGATATTGAAACCCTGACGACCGGGCATATTCATACGCTGCCTTTTACCACTAAAGAGGATCTGCGCAGCCACGGCGCCGCCTTAGCCGCCGCGCCGTTGCATAAAAGCTGGATCTATTATGAGACGACCGGCACCACCGGCAAACCCACGCCCTGCCCGCGCAACGAGATCGATTCAATCCATAACAATACGCCGCTGATTATTCACTACCGTCAAATTTTCGAACAGCACGGCACCGATCATATTGTCGGCGTAATGGGGCCCAGTGAACTGCACTCCACCGGCGACACCTTCGAAGATGTGTTTCGTAGCCTGGGCTATGGCGTGGTGAAGATGTGGCCACGCTCGCCGGTAGTCGGCATTAAGCGGGTAATGGCGCTGATTGACGAGCTGAAGCTTACCGCGCTGGTCTGCACGCCGGCGGTAGCAATCTCCGTCGCGCGCGCCTTGCAAAGCGCCGGCCGCAATCCGGCCGAGACCAGCGTCAGGCTGATCCTGACCGTCGGCGAGCTGACCACGCCCGCTCTGCTGCGCAACATCAGCGAAGCATGGGATGCGCAGGTCTACAGCTGTATGTACGCCTCGCAGGAGTCCTCAATCCTCGCCGCCTGCGCCAGTGATGGCCATCTTTATACGCTGCCGTTGAATAACTACTACGAAATTATCGATCCGGTCAGCGGTAAAAACTTC
This DNA window, taken from Mixta gaviniae, encodes the following:
- a CDS encoding DUF1127 domain-containing protein, coding for MEYEANRSGKPISLALMFTPARALIQWIKRQRTRRILARMSDEHLKDIGLTREDVRHFR
- a CDS encoding PLP-dependent aminotransferase family protein; the protein is MTRYQHLASLLAERIERGLYRSGERLPSVRTLSQEHGVSISTVQQAYYLLEEKRLITPQPRSGYFVAPSKAAPPLPALTRPAQRPVEITQWDAVLDLLSGRMEVEEMLQLGNGTPDIHQPTLKPLWKIIARLAQKQDARLLDYDTLYGVRALREEVARLAIDSGCQLSADDIVITTGCHEALSIAVRAVCQPGDIIAVESPTFHGTMQTLRGFGLRAIEIPTDAVTGISLEALELAFEQWPVKAVVVVPNCNNPLGFIMPEARKRALMTLAQHFDAAIIEDDVYGELAWEYPRPITLKSLDTDGRVLLCSSFSKTMAPGLRVGWMAPGRYRDRALHMKYIVTGSSAPQTQMAVAAFIRQGHYLPHLRRMRHRYQRNYETLSCWVRRYFPCGICVSRPQGGFLMWIELPEAFDAVLLNRTLRESKIQIAVGSLFSASGKYRNCLRLNFGLTLDAKIEQAIVTLAQAVERAMHACSDDGISHKTIKP
- a CDS encoding HrpF/NolX family T3SS translocon protein — translated: MRLSGFSPSSFTAPRDADTPGQGAAAPPQGGTKGVASGTLSFIAPQMQNVVGQLPTPLQGAGLPPQNVAETPLLSQLIASLFGELLSSLGGSSAGVTQWPQSGAAEGGNGAQGDQMSFEQAITTLGRHEDLLKKPQDREGLMKLRDDPQTPGDAKKALDTLLNNPAMFEAIDPANNGKSDGKISAKDIRKWQENPAIRQYADAKAETYTHEYVPSDAKPGSPAREMSGNDAMRELYLYSESLPKKVNMETLQKIADGSQDMGKCPPQVAAAAKYFTDHPTEWQQFTGKDDPNASVSRDRLCDLAAYNVKLSPQESKAVETLKNNQDIFFKGGGIKPDKLVKIANDPHNSQEVRDAANLLSQPNSMLFSMLDNGKHGAGGNFFNKANDHKIGKGDLDAFIRKGSNQVAATPQLANAPTTQDEVAAQEEMASGQETQPDAKKTRGGGIFKLLDILSYVATGLSVLIPGVGAAGLAATAGRAALTAGLKEGLKQGVKEGVKEGVQQGAGQALNAAQTAQSGNQQVNGQRVWAQG
- a CDS encoding Dabb family protein: MLMHIVLFTFKTPWSWASIEAIDAERSTRAHPNYIDEIKGWTCGRNITRRDIAADFVVIGLFEGRTALENYIVHPNHQDGVAKWKAIADWHVVDIELSSDFTQNAGLLSVFNQLAEAS
- a CDS encoding Lrp/AsnC family transcriptional regulator is translated as MALTPTEMKILKLLQDDARVTNQVLAEKIGMSASPCWRKVRKLEEDEVIQGYRAVLNRKKIGLGVMVFVRVAIDSHSEAEAKKFEEEVTALEDVVACYSIGGDADFLLQVVASDLDSYADFAMSVVRRLPGIKEMQSMFVLKEIKPLVTLPIKKMSEAG
- the efeU gene encoding iron uptake transporter permease EfeU gives rise to the protein MFVPFLIMLREGLEAALIVSLIASYLKRTQRTRWFGAMWAGVFIAAALCLALGLFINATTGEFPQKQQELFEGIVAVIAVAILTWMVFWMRKVSRNVKAQLEDAVDQALQKGGNNGWALVVMVFLAVAREGLESVFFLLAAFTQDVGLAPPVGAVLGLLSAAAIGALIYWGGVRLNLAKFFKWTSLFIIFVAAGLAAGAIRAFHEAGLWNHSQSVAFDLSATLSTHTLFGTLLESLLGYQEAPSVSEVAVWLIYLIPALLCFFMPARASGVARPAR
- a CDS encoding phenylacetate--CoA ligase family protein, with translation MYAIFKDELYEKAKEVYRQHLRFEAGETDKTALAAHQNKQLREVIKYVTTHSPFYREHLKGLTATDIETLTTGHIHTLPFTTKEDLRSHGAALAAAPLHKSWIYYETTGTTGKPTPCPRNEIDSIHNNTPLIIHYRQIFEQHGTDHIVGVMGPSELHSTGDTFEDVFRSLGYGVVKMWPRSPVVGIKRVMALIDELKLTALVCTPAVAISVARALQSAGRNPAETSVRLILTVGELTTPALLRNISEAWDAQVYSCMYASQESSILAACASDGHLYTLPLNNYYEIIDPVSGKNFAADQGQTTGELVITHLYQGQKPLIRYRTGDMVRACAMPDGSQKITPIGRVRDVLMLNGAACCAWDLEAALLERLNGCLDYAIQIDKAQGRDVLNITVEMFDKTQEVGTRLQAAKLHMETVLSGVTVNLTAGETAAVTGTSAMVSWKAARLHDLRPAADNSDREAALALINRGFQ
- a CDS encoding DUF2000 domain-containing protein, which encodes MKFDASQHRCTIVIDKDLPAGLAINAASVIGISFGRTVENLVGPDMQSVDNINYPGVIYAPLPVLLAPGEMIHALQETAQSDEEIYVMPFSALAQSCKTYDEYGERISSVESSRIELVAVGLIGPKKKITKMTGNLPLYK